The genomic window AATGTATATTATAACATAAATTTAAATTTTTCAAATACTTTAATAAAAAGTGGAAAAAGTTTAATATTTAAAGAATTAAAAAAACCAGTGATTGTTTTAATTTTTTTGATTTTATTTCCTATTTTATGGTATTATGTAGATCCCTTTAAAAAAATGGAAAAAACTAATTTAAAAATAACTATAGCTCAACATAATTATCCTCTTAATTTTAAATTTCGGTATGAATATTTCCCCAAAATGTTAAAAAAAATTATAGATGCAAATGATATTTTGAAAAACGAAACAGATCTTATAGTATGGTCTGAATCAAGCTATCCAGATTTTTTTATGGATTCAGAAGATAACAAAAATTTAATTACTAAGTCTGTTATTAAAAATAATATAAATATTATAATCGGTTTTCCATATTATGATGGAAAATATTATTATAATTGTGCTTCACTTATAAATAAGGAAGGGAAAATATTTATTTATAATAAAATTCATTTGGTTCCTTTTGGGGAATTTATTCCATTTTCTGATATATTAAAATTTTTAGAAAAATTAGCTCCCGAAGTAGGTATATCTCAACATAAAGGAGAATTAATTGATCCGTTTGTTATATCTACAACAAAAAACTCCAATATTACAGATAAAAGAGAATCTTACAGATTTTATCCTACTATATGTTTCGAAGGTATATATTCTTATCTTTTTTACCAAATGAAGAAAAAAGGAGCTCAATTCTTTATTAATATTACTAATGACTCTTATTATATGAATACCTATCAACCAAAACAACATCTTTATTTGCAAGTATTCAGAACAGTGGAATTTAATGTTATGCTTTTTCGTTCTAGCTCTACTGGAATTTCTGCTATTATTAATAATAGAGGGGAAATATTAAATAATATAAATGAGAATGTAACAGGGTTTACTACTAATTTGCTATATATTCCTAAAAGTAAAACAATTTATGAAAGTTTTGGTATAAATTTAATTTTTTTTATAAGATATATAGTTTTTGTGTATTTATTTTCTATATTTTTTTTGATTATTTACTTTAAAATTTTGAAAAGAATAAAGAGTTAAATTTAAGTTTTTCTAAAAAAATAAAAATATAAAAATTTATTTTTTGTTATTTAATTTTATTTTAGGAATATCAAATTATGATTTTAAATAATTATAAAAAATTATTTAATTTATTAAATAAAAATGATTATAATGAGCTACTATTATTTACTCATTTTGATCCAGATGGAGATGCGATCGGTTCTATTTTTGCCTTTAAAAAAATATTAAAATATTTGGGAATTAATAGTAAAATATTTCTTATTAATTATGATTTTCCACTTTTTTTATTTGATTTTTATGAAGAGTTTTATTTATTTGAAAATAATAAACTTTATTATATCAAATATTATAATGAGAAAAAATTCAATAAACTTGAGATTAAATTCGATTTGATAGAAAATTTGAAAGAAAATAAAATTTGTGTTCTTGATTCATCAAATTATTATAGAATTTTTAATTGGTTAGAATTAAGTAAAAACGATATTTATAAAGTTATTGAAAAAAACACCTTAATTAATATAGATCATCATTTTGATAATAATATAAAAGCTACTATTAATTTTGTTTTACCTAATATTTCTTCAACTTCAGAGATTATAATAAATATAATTAAAAAAATAAAAAATTTTGATATTAATGTATATGAAAAAATAGTTAATGATAAAATAATATTAACTTATTTAGCAGAGGGAATAATTTATGACACATATTGTTTTCAAAATAAGAATACAAATATTTCAACTTTTAAAAATTCCTATTTTTTATTAAATATGGGAGCTGATTTCGAAAAAGCAAAGGATAGAGTTTTAAAAAATAGTAACAAGGATATATTAAAAATTTGGGGTAAAATTTTGTTGGAGATTGATGGATTTTATGATGATAAAGTCATTCTTGCAAAAGTTTCTTATGACTTTTTAAGAAAAGAAAATATTGATCCAAACATTGTCTCTAATGGTTTTATTAATCATTTAAATTCCATTAAAAACTCTGAAGCAGTTATATTTATAATAGAAAAGGAATATGAAGTAAAAGGTTCGGTTAGAGCAAAAAATGATTTTGCATATAATTTTTGTAAAAATTTTGGAGGAGGCGGACATCCCCAAGCTTCAGGTTTTATAATAAAAAAAGATAAAAATTTTAATTTTGATAAATTTATAGAAAAGATAAAAGAAGAAATTTTCAATTTGGGACAAATTTACTTTTGTTAAATATAATTAATTATTAAAGAATATTCTTTTATCTAAAAGCATAAGAGAATTAACAAAGCATAAACAGTAATTTTTTTTAAACAACCCTTCAGATCTTTTACCTTTAATAGAAATATTTGTGGAAGGGAAAAAATATTTTAATGATTCAGTGATTTTATTTTTGATATTTGAAATTTTTATAATATCATTACAAAAAACAATATCAAAACTTATAAATTTTAAATAAAGGTTTTTATTTAAAATATCATTTTCTATTTTTTCTAAAACTTTTTTAAGCAAATATTTTGAATCTATATTTTTATAATTTCTATCATTATCAGGAAATAATTGGCCTATATCTTTATTAAATAAAGGAGAGATTATAGAATCTATAATTGCATGAATAATAATATCTCCATCTGAATGTGCAATAAATTTGTAATTAAAAAAAAATGTATAACCACCCAAGGTTAATCTATTGTTTTTGATAAAGTAAACTTTTTTTAATTTATGAATATCAAATCCAAATCCTGTAACATATTCCAAGTTATTTGGGTTTATAAAGTTTGAATTGATATCATAAAGAGATTCTTTTCCCATGAATATTCCCTTTTAAACAATAATTACAACCATATATATAGACTTTTTTCTTACCATCTACTACTATATAATCTCCAAGAACACAATCGTTTTGTCCTAGTTTTGAACCACACAAAGGACATACTCTTTTAATATTTTTTAGATTAGGATTATCTTTACTGTTGGTTAAGTTTCTGTTTGTTATATAAATAATATAAAAGAAAAGCAGTACAACTAAAAATGAGAGAATTATAATAACAATATAATATATATTCATTTTTTTATTTTTAGTTTTTTAACTTTGTTCATTAAATTCTAAAATATTTTTTATAAAAAAATCCATATTTTCCTTTGTACCAATAGAAACTCTTAAACAATTATAAAGATTATATAATTTAGAAACATTTCTTAATGAAATCTCTTTTTTTAACAAATATTCATATAATTTTGTAGAGTCAAATTTACATTTAAATAGTATAAAATTTGTAGAAGATGGATATGGTTCAATATTTTTAATTGCTTGTAATCTATTAAAAATGAAATCTCTCAGCTTACATATATATTCAATTCTTTGTTCAAATTTTTCTAAATTTTCAAGAAATTTAATTCCAATAAATTGGGTTAAATTTGATAAATTATAAACACCTTTAACTTTATTTAATTCTTTAATGTTTAGAACAGAACTTACAAAATATCCTAGCCTCAAACCTGGAGCAAAAAATCCTTTAGAAAAGGATCTAGCGATAATTAAATTTGGATAAAGATTTACATGTTTTAAAAAAGTTACTTTGGAAAACTCAAAGTAAGCTTCATCTATAAGTATTAATTTATCTTTTATATTCTCTAACAAATAATATATATCTGCACTATTTATTAAATTCCCAGTAGGATTATTTGGGTTGCATATAATAATTAATTTAACTTCTTTATTCTTGCTTTCTTTTATTATTTTTGAAACATTTAATTGAAAATTTTCTATTAAAGGTATTTCCAACACATTTAATCCTACAGATAGAGCATAGTTTTTATAATCAGGATATGTGGGTATTGATATTAAAATTTTAGATTTATAATCATTAATAGACATAAATAGAATATATAATAATTCATCAATACCATTTCCTAAAATTATATTTGATGGATTAATAATTTCTTTTAGATCAGTTTCATTTTTAGTCAAAAACTCATTGTTATATTTACAAATCTTTTCTTTAAGTGAATTTTCTAATTCTTTTCTTGGATAAATATTAATACTAAAGTTTACTATTTCTTTTAAATCTTCATGTTTCAATAGTAAAAATGGATTAAATGGTGATTCATTTAAACTTAAATTTATTAGATTCTCTTTTACATCAATAAAATTTTCATTTTTATTAATTAAATTTTTTCTAAAAAAGTAATTTTCTTTCTTCATAAGTATATTTTTGAAAATATTTAAATAATTTTTTATAGAATAATAAAAAAAATAATTAAATCAAATTTTTAATATGGTTTAATTAATAAAATAATTTAATTTCTTAAATTGTATTTGATTTACAAAATTAGCAAATAGATTATTTTATTTTAAAAATTAGGTATTTAAAGATGGAAATAAATGATATAAGCAAAAATCAAACTATTAAAGAGATAAAGAATTGTATTTCAAATATATTTGAAGTTGATATTGAATTGATAGAAAAATATCCTTTTTATAATAAAAAATTCTTAAATGAGTTTTTTAAATTATATAATGTAAATTTTATTAAAACTTTAGGTCAAAATTTTTTAATTGATAAAAATATTGCAAAAAAAATTTATTTTATTTTATCTCAAAAAATTAAAAGTAAAGATAATTATGGAATAGAAATAGGTGGGGGAAGTGGAAATTTAACTTGTTTTATTAAAAATTTTTTTAGAAAACTTTATGTAATTGAATATGATAAGTTTTATAGTAAATTACTTAATTACTTATATGAGAACTTAAATATAGAGATAATTAATGAAGATTTACTAAAAGTGAATTTTGAGAATTTGGTAGAAAAAAATAAAAAATATATAGTTATTGGAGCAATTCCTTACAATATATCTTCGAAAATAATTAACCTACTTGCAAAAATGAAGAATAATTTAATTTTTTCTTTTTTGATAGTACAAAAAGAGTACTTTGAGAGAATCAATCTTTTTAATAGGTTTTTAATTTGTAAAAATGGAGATATTAAAGATAGTAATGAAGTTTGTAAAGAAAAAAAAATAAAAAAGAGAAAAAATAAAGAGGATAAAGCTTCATTTTTAACTGTTTTTGTAAACTATCATTTTAGTATTGAAAAATGTTTCGATATTTCCAAAAATTCATTTTATCCTATTCCGAAAGTGGACTCAACATGTTTTTTTCTTTATCCGAAAGATCCTATTTTAAATGAATTTGATGAAAAAGAATTTTTCAATATGGTTTCTTTTGTTTTTTCAAATAAAAGGAAAATGTTAATAAACTCTCTAGAGAGATATATCTTTTATAAATTATCTAATCAAAATATTAATCAAAAAATTAAAACAGAAAAAAATTATTTGAAAAAAGAAAAAAAGGATTTATATGATATATTGGAAATGATAAAAAAGGATCAAAATTTATTTAAAATAGAAAATTGGCCTTTAAGTAGGCCAGAGGATTTATATTTAAATCACTGGATAATGTTGTATAATAAGATTAAATCAATAATAAACATTTAATCTATAAATTATTTCTTCTGCTGTGGTTGCTGTTGTTGGGTCTGTTGTTGATGTGGTGATTTTTTAATATCCATTGAACATTTACCATTAAATTTACACCCAGATTCTATAACAAGATCGGGAGTAAAAATGTCTCCATTCAATTCAGATTCCTTAGAAAGCTCAACTCTTTCTGTTGCATAAATATTGCCATCAATCTTACCGTAGCATGTCAGTTTGTCAACTTTAATTTCTGCTTTTACATAAGAGTTGGGGCCAAGGAATAGATGACCTTTTGCTTCTATATTTCCTTCAAACTTCCCCTTAATCATAAGCGATTTATTAAATTTTAGAACACCAGTGAAGTCAATATCTTCTGCTAATACTGTATCAATTTCTGATTCAATTATTTCAGTAATATTAGTTTTAGACATAAAATCTCCTTAAAAAATAATGTTAAATTTTACTATCAACAGATTAATAAAAAAAAAAATTCTGTCAAATTTTAATAAACTTATGTTTATTTTTTTTTTACTTGTTTATATAAATATCATTTTTAAATATGACTTTTTTAAAATATAATCCTTCAGGTGGGGCAAAAGAAAAATTAAAAGGTTTCTTGCCATTAATAAGAGATTCTTTAATTTTTATGAAAATCTCATTTTCATTATTTTGATTCTGGATTAATAAATTATATGCATATAGTGAACAACCAATTAATCCTCTTATTTGTTTATGTAAAAAAGATTTTCCTGATATTTGAATAAAGTAAAAAAAACCGCTTTTTGAAATTGTAGGAGAATTTATTTTTTTTATTATTATTGAGTAAATATATCTCCATTTATTTCTTTTTTCAGAACTTGTTGTATAAGCTTCAAAGTTATAATATCCTTCAAATAATTTTAAAATATTCTTAAATTTAGTAATATCTATATCTAAAAGATTTGTATTATTATATAATCTTTCTCTATTAATAAAGTAAACTTTATTTGATAAAAATGGAGGTAGAAAATTGTCAATGTAAATTATATATAAATAGATTCTTTTTATTGCATCAAATCTGGGATTAAAATCTTCTTTGACTAGACAAGTTTTAACTGCTCTAATTTCTTTTGGTAAAATTGAATTTAATATTTTATTTATTGTATCAGGGTGAAAATATTTTTCAAGTTCGAATGAAATCGCATTACCAAGTGAGTGTACTTTTGAATCAGTTCTACCAGCATATTGTAAAACATTTTTATAAGTTGGAATTGATCTTAAGGCTTTATTAATAAAATAAGCTACACTTTTTTCATCTTTTTGTATTTGAAATCCATTAAAAATGGAACCATCATATTGGATATAAGTTAGATATTTTGCCATAAAAAATAATTAATAAACATTATTTGTTTTGCAATTCTTTTTGTATTTCATTTAATCTATCATACATTGCTCTAGATTTATCAAGGAGAAAAACAGTTTTTTCTTTACTCGATTTTCCCATACCAAAAACTTTTGAAATAATAATCTTCATTTTATCTATAGTTTTTATTTTTTCTTCGATATCTTTAATTTGATCAAGACCGAATTTTAAAAAAAGGTAAACATATATATAGAGAAAACCATTGAAACCAAAATCCTTATCAAGGTCAGGACCAAATTTAATTCTATCAAAAGCTTCTTTCCCTTTTTCAACTTTTTCATAAGCTTCTTGAAATAATAAGTATGCTTTTTTATACATAATATTTAGTAAAGCACTGTATTTTTCATCTTTTGTTTCTTCATATAAATCATTTAGTAACCATGAACATCTTAAAGCAGATAAGGCTTTTTTAGTAGATGGTGAAAAAGATTGAGGAAAAAAAGCATAAGAATAAATAGTCAAAATATAGCTTGCAATTCCTTCCTTGATAGTTCTTTCTTTTCTAAAATCTATATCATCGAATATTTCTTTTATAAAATCTATTCTTTTTTTTGTGTCGTTAATTAATAGATCTCTATTTTTTTGTGGAAAATCATCAAAATCTTGTGAATATGCAGCAAAAAAACATTTAGGGCAAACAGTAATTGGATATATAAGAGGATTTATTTTTCCAAATTTTTTTGTAGGATTATATATTCTTCTTAATTCATCTGTTAATTCACCAGCATTTAATCTTCCTCCCCCTGTAAGCATATTTTCCCTTTTAAATTTTTCTTCACAAATTGGACAAAGTATATCTTCTTTTGAAAAAAAAGAAATTTTAAGCATTTACCATCCTTTTTTATTTTTAAAAATAAATCATTTAATTTTCAACTATAACAATAGCAGTAGAATAATTTTTTTCATGAGAAATCGATAAATGAATTGTATTTTTATTAAATTCTTTTATTAAAGGCTCATGCAAAATAATTTTTGGAAAATTTTCTTCTTGCATTATTTCTACACTTTTATAAGATACTCCATTGCCAAAACCTTTTTTAAGAGCTTTAACACATGCTTCTTTTGCTGCAAACCTGGAAGCAAAGTATTCAATAATATTTGCTTTTGTTAAACTATTTTTAATTTCATTTAGAGTATAGATTCTTAAAAGAAAATAAATATTTATATAAAAAAAAGCTTCTTTAAACTCTTTATTTATTAAATTAAAATTAAGTTTTTCATTTAAGTTTTTTGTATTGTTATTTAAAAATTTATCCTCTATGAGATTTATAAGCTCTTTTATCTCTTTTTTTAATAAATAATTTTTTGTATTATTTTTGTTTTTTAATATATTATTTTTGATTCTATTATTTTGTACTATATCTATACCAATGCCAAATATTTTCATAACATTTTATTTAATTAAATATATTTATAAATAAATTTTTTTTCAAGAAAATAATTGTAAAAATTATAAATTAATATAAATTAATATCAGTAAAGAAGTAATATTTGTTGGTTTTTTAATTATAAAATAATTAAAAAATTTTTAGCAAATTTTATTTTAGGAGATTAAAAATGACAAAAATAAAGATCAATAATTTTGTATTAGAGGTTGAAGATAATATAACTATATTAGAAGCTGCAAAAAAAATAGGAATAAAAATTCCAACTTTATGTTTTCATGAAGATTTAAAACCATCAGGAAATTGTGGGTTATGTGTAGTTGAGCTTAAAGGTGGAAAAATGGTAAGGGCATGTTCAACTCCTGTATCCGAAGGTATGGATATAATAACAAATTCTCCATCCATATTATCTGCAAGGAAGACTGTGTTAGAATTGATTTTATCAAATCATCCAAATAATTGTCTTGAATGTATAAAAAATCAAAAGTGTGAATTACAGAAAGCAGCGTATGAAATGAATATAATTGATACTAAATTTACTAAAATTTTAAGGCCTATAGTCGAAAAAGATACATCATCAAATGCTATAACCCTTTCTCCAGCTTATTGCATTCAGTGTGGTAGATGTGTAGAAGTTTGTCAAGTTATTCAAAATGTTCATGCTCTTGAATACTCTAATAGAGGATTTGATACATTTGTAGGGCCAACTATGGAAAGAAAGTTAGAAGAATCAGAATGTGTTAAATGTGGACAATGTTCTTCTGTTTGTCCTGTTGGTGCTATTTATGAAAAAGATGATTCTGAAAAAGTTTGGGAAGCTTTGTCAAATCCAGATCTTGTTCTTGTTGCACAAGAGGCACCAGCTGTTAGGGTTGCAATAGGTGAAGAATTTGGCTTTCCTGTTGGTACAAATGTCGTAAAAAAGATGTATACTGCTTTAAGAAGATTAGGATTTAAATATGTATTTGATACAAATTTCGGGGCTGATCTAACCATTTGCGAAGAAGCTAAAGAGTTTGAAGAATGGTTTACAAAATGCCCTGAAAAATTACCATTAATTACAACTTGCTGCCCATCTTGGGTTGATTATCTTGAGAAATTTTTCTATGATTTAATTCCTCATTTTTCATCAGCAAAATCTCCCCATCAAATGTTAGGTGCGATGGTAAAAACTTATTGGGCAAAAAAAATGGGAATCCTTCCTAACAAAATATTCCTTGTTTCAATTATGCCTTGTACAGCGAAAAAATATGAAATAGACAGAATTGATGATATGTATTCATCAGGTACAAAAGATGTGAATGCAACTATAACTACAAGAGAATTCGCAAGAATGTTAAAAGTTGCAGGGATAGATCTTGCAAGTTTACCAGAATCTGAGGCTGATAACCCATTAGGGGGATATAGTGGTGCTGGTACTATATTTGGTGCTTCAGGTGGAGTTATGGAGGCAGCGTTAAGAACAGCTTATTTTTATTTGACTGGTAAGGAACTTGATTCCCCAGAAATTAAGTTTGTTAGAGGCATTGATGGAATAAAAGAAGGAGAGATAGATATTCTTGGTAAAAGAATAAGAATAGCTGTTGCTTCTGGTTTAGGTAATGTTGAAAAAATTTTAAACAAAGTGAGAGAGGCTAAAAGGAAAGGGGAGCCTACACCATATCATTTTATAGAAGTAATGGCTTGTAGGGGAGGGTGTGTAGGAGGAGGAGGTCAACCTTATGGTTCAACATTAAAAGTTAGGGAACAAAGGGCTAAAGGATTATATAATGAAGATGAAACTTTAACAATAAGGCAATCACACAATAATCCATCGATTAAAAAATTATATGAAGATTTTTTAGAAAAGCCAAACTCTCATATTGCTCATAAATATTTACATACTCATTATGTGCCAAGACCTCTATATAAAGGAGAGCATGATTCAGAATGGGTAGGATGAAAAATATTAAAATTAATAAGAAGTATATTAAAAATAAATTTTTAATTTATAATATTTATTTTATTTTTTTTATTAGTTTTATTTTTATATTTTCAAGTTGTAAAAAGAGAGAAGATCTATTTAGTTCTGATAATAATAAGAATAGAGAGATATTTTCATATATAAAAGATATAAATTATGAGGTTATATATATTTTAAACGATATTAAATTTATTTATTCAAATGATTATGATGAAGGCCTTATATACAAAGGAATTATAAAAGCCCAATATAATTATAATTTCCCTTTAACAATTATAGAAAATAAAAATAAGAAAGAGTCAAGATTAATTGACTTAATAAGTAAAAATTTAAACTTACATATTCAAGATAAAGGAGAAATAATAATAGGTTGTAACCTTGACATGGATTTTGAACTTTTTGAATTTTTTCAAAAAAATAAAAATTTATATTTGTTAAATATTATAACTGATTCTCAGAAACTGGAAAGAGCTAATATATTTGATTATCAAGAAATAAAAAAGGAAAAGATAAATAATATTAGTATTATAACATTAGATTATAAAAGTTTAGGAAATTTTTTACAAATGTTTTTGAATTATCTATTTGAAAAAAGAATATTATTAATAAATATTGAAGGATTTCAAAATAATTTTTCAGTTAATTTATTTTTTAATAAAGAAAAATTTTATAATTATGATTTTAAGAAAGGATTTGAAGAAAGTTATTTAAGTAATAACAAATTTTATATATTTAAAACTTACGATATCAATCTAATTGATTTTAATAATTTAGATAGAAAAAAACTATTGGAATTATTTAGTTTTAATAAAAGGTGTTATATTAATATAATAAATGAGGAATACTTAGATAAATTTATTAAATTTGTTGAAGAAGAAAATTTAAAAAATATTTTGTTTATTCCACTTTTTAGTAAAAGTATAGATGAAAATCATATTAATTATATTCCTTTTTTATTTTATATAAATTGGATTAATGTAGTTTCAGATTTTTTTGACGAAATTATAAATTTTTCAATAAATTTAGGAAATGGAAACATAATTAATAAATATGAAAATAGTGAATTAAAAATTTTTCAAATTTTAAAAATAAATGAGAAATATTTAAATATTGTCCCAAATTACAATAGCTTAAATTATTTTTTTTCAGAAGAAAAATTTATTGAAAACTTTTTTATAAGCAATTTTTTTTGAAATATAATTTTTGTTGATACAATCTTTTTAATATATAAATGAATATAAAAAATAGATTTATTTTAATTTTTGTAATATCGATCTTTGTTCTCTTTTTTATTTCATTTTTAAGAATATCAGTGGGAACTACTATTATAAATATATTTAAAATTGATAAACATTCTCCAAGCTATATTATTGTGACTCAATTAAGGATTCCAAAATTATATAATGGTTTAATAATAGGTGGAACTTTAGCTCTATGTGGTTTGATTCTTCAAATATTATTAAGGAATCCACTTGCTGAACCATATACTTT from Spirochaetota bacterium includes these protein-coding regions:
- a CDS encoding 2-C-methyl-D-erythritol 2,4-cyclodiphosphate synthase; its protein translation is MGKESLYDINSNFINPNNLEYVTGFGFDIHKLKKVYFIKNNRLTLGGYTFFFNYKFIAHSDGDIIIHAIIDSIISPLFNKDIGQLFPDNDRNYKNIDSKYLLKKVLEKIENDILNKNLYLKFISFDIVFCNDIIKISNIKNKITESLKYFFPSTNISIKGKRSEGLFKKNYCLCFVNSLMLLDKRIFFNN
- the acpS gene encoding holo-ACP synthase; translated protein: MKIFGIGIDIVQNNRIKNNILKNKNNTKNYLLKKEIKELINLIEDKFLNNNTKNLNEKLNFNLINKEFKEAFFYINIYFLLRIYTLNEIKNSLTKANIIEYFASRFAAKEACVKALKKGFGNGVSYKSVEIMQEENFPKIILHEPLIKEFNKNTIHLSISHEKNYSTAIVIVEN
- the lnt gene encoding apolipoprotein N-acyltransferase; its protein translation is MNLSENSKINDFFNNLKIKFFYLLLLLSIILIILSFYFIGYNYFIFISYVPLFFVLYKIEKENKDAKKIIFLFYFTLYLFLTLFINKITSYVKVMYLAYLGLALTLTIFSFVIFYFVYFFFNLLKRIQKIKKINYPLIFILSQLFYELIMFSGQLSFPWFNVSLPVAIYPKFISIASIFGYIFVSIWVLFINYILYLIIVRVYGIVINLKIIEKEIKNDGKENVYYNINLNFSNTLIKSGKSLIFKELKKPVIVLIFLILFPILWYYVDPFKKMEKTNLKITIAQHNYPLNFKFRYEYFPKMLKKIIDANDILKNETDLIVWSESSYPDFFMDSEDNKNLITKSVIKNNINIIIGFPYYDGKYYYNCASLINKEGKIFIYNKIHLVPFGEFIPFSDILKFLEKLAPEVGISQHKGELIDPFVISTTKNSNITDKRESYRFYPTICFEGIYSYLFYQMKKKGAQFFINITNDSYYMNTYQPKQHLYLQVFRTVEFNVMLFRSSSTGISAIINNRGEILNNINENVTGFTTNLLYIPKSKTIYESFGINLIFFIRYIVFVYLFSIFFLIIYFKILKRIKS
- a CDS encoding histidinol-phosphate aminotransferase family protein codes for the protein MKKENYFFRKNLINKNENFIDVKENLINLSLNESPFNPFLLLKHEDLKEIVNFSINIYPRKELENSLKEKICKYNNEFLTKNETDLKEIINPSNIILGNGIDELLYILFMSINDYKSKILISIPTYPDYKNYALSVGLNVLEIPLIENFQLNVSKIIKESKNKEVKLIIICNPNNPTGNLINSADIYYLLENIKDKLILIDEAYFEFSKVTFLKHVNLYPNLIIARSFSKGFFAPGLRLGYFVSSVLNIKELNKVKGVYNLSNLTQFIGIKFLENLEKFEQRIEYICKLRDFIFNRLQAIKNIEPYPSSTNFILFKCKFDSTKLYEYLLKKEISLRNVSKLYNLYNCLRVSIGTKENMDFFIKNILEFNEQS
- a CDS encoding DUF2225 domain-containing protein, encoding MLKISFFSKEDILCPICEEKFKRENMLTGGGRLNAGELTDELRRIYNPTKKFGKINPLIYPITVCPKCFFAAYSQDFDDFPQKNRDLLINDTKKRIDFIKEIFDDIDFRKERTIKEGIASYILTIYSYAFFPQSFSPSTKKALSALRCSWLLNDLYEETKDEKYSALLNIMYKKAYLLFQEAYEKVEKGKEAFDRIKFGPDLDKDFGFNGFLYIYVYLFLKFGLDQIKDIEEKIKTIDKMKIIISKVFGMGKSSKEKTVFLLDKSRAMYDRLNEIQKELQNK
- a CDS encoding polymer-forming cytoskeletal protein, which produces MSKTNITEIIESEIDTVLAEDIDFTGVLKFNKSLMIKGKFEGNIEAKGHLFLGPNSYVKAEIKVDKLTCYGKIDGNIYATERVELSKESELNGDIFTPDLVIESGCKFNGKCSMDIKKSPHQQQTQQQQPQQKK
- a CDS encoding NADH-dependent [FeFe] hydrogenase, group A6; the encoded protein is MTKIKINNFVLEVEDNITILEAAKKIGIKIPTLCFHEDLKPSGNCGLCVVELKGGKMVRACSTPVSEGMDIITNSPSILSARKTVLELILSNHPNNCLECIKNQKCELQKAAYEMNIIDTKFTKILRPIVEKDTSSNAITLSPAYCIQCGRCVEVCQVIQNVHALEYSNRGFDTFVGPTMERKLEESECVKCGQCSSVCPVGAIYEKDDSEKVWEALSNPDLVLVAQEAPAVRVAIGEEFGFPVGTNVVKKMYTALRRLGFKYVFDTNFGADLTICEEAKEFEEWFTKCPEKLPLITTCCPSWVDYLEKFFYDLIPHFSSAKSPHQMLGAMVKTYWAKKMGILPNKIFLVSIMPCTAKKYEIDRIDDMYSSGTKDVNATITTREFARMLKVAGIDLASLPESEADNPLGGYSGAGTIFGASGGVMEAALRTAYFYLTGKELDSPEIKFVRGIDGIKEGEIDILGKRIRIAVASGLGNVEKILNKVREAKRKGEPTPYHFIEVMACRGGCVGGGGQPYGSTLKVREQRAKGLYNEDETLTIRQSHNNPSIKKLYEDFLEKPNSHIAHKYLHTHYVPRPLYKGEHDSEWVG
- a CDS encoding DHH family phosphoesterase — translated: MILNNYKKLFNLLNKNDYNELLLFTHFDPDGDAIGSIFAFKKILKYLGINSKIFLINYDFPLFLFDFYEEFYLFENNKLYYIKYYNEKKFNKLEIKFDLIENLKENKICVLDSSNYYRIFNWLELSKNDIYKVIEKNTLINIDHHFDNNIKATINFVLPNISSTSEIIINIIKKIKNFDINVYEKIVNDKIILTYLAEGIIYDTYCFQNKNTNISTFKNSYFLLNMGADFEKAKDRVLKNSNKDILKIWGKILLEIDGFYDDKVILAKVSYDFLRKENIDPNIVSNGFINHLNSIKNSEAVIFIIEKEYEVKGSVRAKNDFAYNFCKNFGGGGHPQASGFIIKKDKNFNFDKFIEKIKEEIFNLGQIYFC